The following are from one region of the Methyloversatilis discipulorum genome:
- a CDS encoding ArsR/SmtB family transcription factor: MRNDYAQTIPADWQDYSRLFAALGDPERQRILLTFEPGESLNVTELTRASSLSRPTVSHHLKLLCEAGVLERTRHGREIHFRLQADTLIQRLQTVIDYLDAHR; encoded by the coding sequence ATGAGAAACGACTACGCCCAGACCATTCCTGCCGACTGGCAGGACTACTCCCGTCTGTTCGCCGCGCTCGGTGACCCGGAGCGGCAGCGCATCCTGCTCACCTTCGAGCCAGGCGAAAGCCTCAACGTGACCGAACTGACCCGCGCCTCCTCACTGAGCCGGCCGACCGTGTCGCATCACCTGAAACTGCTGTGCGAGGCCGGCGTGCTCGAACGGACCCGGCACGGCCGAGAAATCCACTTCCGGCTGCAGGCCGACACGCTGATACAGCGGCTGCAGACCGTCATCGACTACCTGGACGCGCACCGGTGA
- the atpB gene encoding F0F1 ATP synthase subunit A — MASGTELATEVAHGPTPGEYIAHHLTFLNNTGEKQVELINWNLVNLDTVFYSVLLGVLALFVLYRAAAKSTSGVPGRFQAAVEILVEMVADQAKGLIHSEESRRTVAPLALIVFVWIFLMNAMDFLPLDLLPRIWEGIYASAGHDPHHAYMRVVPTADINATMGMSIAVLLVCLYYNVKIKGAGGWAHELISAPFGDKLILAPFNFAMNVIEFLAKTVSHGMRLFGNMFAGELIFMLIALMGAAWTGANAPSFLLAFGHIVAGFAWAVFHILVVALQAFIFMMLTLVYIGQAHEGH; from the coding sequence ATGGCATCTGGAACCGAACTGGCGACTGAAGTGGCCCACGGCCCGACCCCCGGCGAATACATCGCCCACCATCTGACCTTCCTGAACAACACCGGCGAGAAGCAGGTCGAGTTGATCAACTGGAATCTGGTCAACCTCGATACCGTTTTCTACTCCGTGCTGCTCGGCGTTCTCGCGCTGTTCGTGCTTTACCGCGCCGCGGCGAAGTCGACGTCCGGCGTGCCGGGTCGCTTCCAGGCAGCGGTCGAAATCCTGGTCGAGATGGTTGCCGACCAGGCCAAGGGCCTGATCCACAGCGAAGAATCGCGCCGTACCGTGGCACCGCTCGCCCTCATCGTCTTCGTCTGGATCTTCCTGATGAACGCGATGGACTTCCTGCCGCTCGATCTGCTGCCGCGCATCTGGGAAGGCATCTACGCCTCCGCAGGTCACGATCCGCACCACGCCTACATGCGCGTCGTGCCGACCGCCGACATCAACGCGACCATGGGCATGTCGATCGCCGTTCTGCTCGTGTGTCTGTACTACAACGTCAAGATCAAGGGCGCCGGCGGCTGGGCGCACGAACTGATCTCGGCGCCGTTCGGCGACAAGCTCATCCTGGCGCCGTTCAACTTCGCGATGAACGTCATCGAATTCCTTGCCAAGACCGTGTCGCACGGCATGCGTCTGTTCGGCAACATGTTTGCCGGCGAACTCATCTTCATGCTGATCGCGCTGATGGGTGCCGCCTGGACGGGTGCCAACGCGCCGAGCTTCCTGCTCGCCTTCGGCCACATCGTTGCAGGTTTCGCATGGGCGGTGTTCCACATCCTCGTGGTCGCGCTCCAGGCATTCATCTTCATGATGCTGACGCTGGTGTACATCGGTCAGGCACACGAAGGTCACTGA
- a CDS encoding alanine racemase, which produces MSRSAPGLAADRLSALAQRAGCTPFYAVDSAAVFARIDALRAALPATLQLCYAVKANPLPALLQCISTRLDGADVSSGGELARALDAGFSATHIGFTGPGKRDTELAAAIEAGVRICAESVGEIERIAHIARQLGRQARVALRANPDFAIAGSRVRMSGDSFFGIDSAQLGSAIAAVRRHELEFGGLHYYCASRMLDAAEIVALHARCFAEAMQIADAADLALPWLNLGGGFGVAIADDERPLDFAPVAAHLHALDETLRARHPQARLALEPGRYLVAEAGIYVCSVIDRKTVRGRTWLIVDGGAHQHLHATLQPDRLQPANFPMTLHPQTPTDAIERVSVAGPLCAPFDVLARDIDLPRAQPGDLLVVHCSGAYGASASPLDFLGHPHPAELLF; this is translated from the coding sequence GTGAGCAGGTCGGCTCCCGGACTCGCGGCAGACAGACTGTCGGCCCTGGCGCAGCGCGCCGGTTGCACCCCTTTCTATGCCGTCGACAGCGCGGCCGTGTTCGCTCGCATCGACGCCTTGCGCGCCGCCCTGCCCGCCACTTTGCAGCTGTGCTACGCGGTAAAGGCCAATCCCTTGCCAGCGCTGCTGCAGTGCATCAGCACACGGCTCGACGGCGCCGACGTCAGTTCGGGCGGGGAACTGGCGCGCGCGCTCGACGCCGGCTTTTCCGCCACGCACATCGGCTTCACCGGTCCGGGCAAGCGTGACACCGAACTGGCGGCGGCGATCGAAGCCGGCGTGCGCATCTGCGCCGAATCGGTCGGCGAGATCGAACGCATCGCGCACATCGCCAGGCAGCTGGGACGCCAGGCACGCGTAGCGCTGCGCGCCAATCCGGACTTCGCGATCGCCGGCTCACGGGTACGTATGAGTGGCGACAGCTTCTTCGGCATCGACAGCGCGCAACTGGGCAGCGCCATCGCAGCCGTGCGCCGGCACGAACTCGAATTCGGCGGCCTGCATTATTACTGTGCCTCGCGCATGCTGGACGCGGCGGAGATCGTCGCGCTGCACGCCCGCTGTTTTGCCGAAGCCATGCAGATCGCCGACGCGGCCGACCTTGCGCTGCCCTGGCTGAATCTGGGAGGCGGCTTCGGCGTTGCCATCGCCGACGATGAACGGCCACTCGACTTCGCGCCAGTGGCTGCCCATCTGCACGCGCTGGACGAGACGCTGCGGGCGCGTCACCCGCAGGCCCGGCTCGCGCTCGAACCGGGCCGCTACCTGGTGGCCGAGGCCGGCATCTACGTCTGCAGCGTGATCGACCGCAAGACGGTGCGTGGACGTACCTGGCTCATCGTCGATGGCGGCGCACACCAGCACCTGCACGCGACGCTGCAGCCGGATCGGTTACAGCCGGCGAACTTCCCGATGACGCTGCATCCACAGACGCCGACCGATGCGATCGAACGGGTGAGCGTCGCCGGTCCGCTGTGCGCGCCCTTCGACGTGCTGGCGCGCGACATCGACCTGCCGCGCGCGCAGCCCGGCGATCTGCTGGTCGTGCATTGCTCCGGCGCCTATGGCGCCAGCGCCAGTCCGCTCGACTTCCTCGGCCATCCGCATCCGGCCGAACTACTTTTCTGA
- a CDS encoding F0F1 ATP synthase subunit delta — protein sequence MAENVTIARPYAEAAFQLAKEGNSLAAWADALGLMAAAAAEPQVKKLLADPTRTSTDRGFLFLTAVPGELADAHRSFARVLAQNGRLAVLPEIAELFTELKNEHERCAVAHISSAFPMDDATVSRLLADLEPRFGRRLEARVTLDPELIGGVKVAVGDEVIDASVRGKLAAMATALQN from the coding sequence ATGGCAGAGAACGTCACCATCGCGCGACCCTACGCCGAAGCCGCGTTCCAGCTGGCCAAGGAAGGCAACTCGCTGGCAGCCTGGGCTGACGCCCTCGGCCTGATGGCCGCTGCTGCCGCCGAGCCGCAGGTCAAGAAGCTGCTGGCCGATCCGACCCGCACCTCGACCGACCGTGGTTTCCTCTTCCTCACCGCAGTGCCCGGCGAACTTGCCGACGCGCATCGCAGCTTCGCACGCGTGCTGGCGCAGAACGGCCGTCTGGCCGTGCTGCCCGAAATCGCGGAGCTCTTCACCGAGCTGAAGAACGAGCACGAGCGCTGCGCCGTCGCCCACATCAGTTCCGCCTTCCCGATGGACGACGCCACCGTGTCGCGCCTGCTGGCCGACCTCGAGCCGCGTTTCGGCCGTCGCCTGGAAGCCCGGGTCACGCTCGATCCCGAACTGATCGGCGGTGTGAAGGTTGCGGTCGGTGACGAAGTGATCGATGCCTCGGTCCGCGGCAAGCTTGCCGCCATGGCCACTGCGCTACAGAACTAG
- a CDS encoding F0F1 ATP synthase subunit B — protein MNLNATLIIQIVVFLTFVWFTKSFVWPPIVKALDERAKKIADGLAAADKAKADLANAEKKSIEELRAARESAAELRSGAEKQAAKLVEDARAEANRIVAAAREAATTEAAAAAQKAKDALRDQVATLAVAGAERILRREINAQVHADLLTNLKQELS, from the coding sequence GTGAATCTGAACGCAACGCTCATCATCCAGATCGTCGTGTTCCTGACTTTTGTGTGGTTCACGAAGAGCTTCGTGTGGCCGCCGATCGTCAAGGCTCTCGACGAACGCGCGAAGAAGATCGCTGACGGGCTGGCGGCTGCGGACAAGGCAAAGGCAGATCTGGCCAACGCGGAGAAGAAGTCGATCGAGGAACTGCGCGCAGCGCGCGAGTCCGCGGCCGAGCTCCGTTCGGGTGCAGAGAAGCAGGCGGCCAAGCTGGTCGAGGATGCGCGCGCGGAAGCGAATCGCATCGTCGCGGCGGCCCGCGAAGCAGCGACCACCGAAGCTGCGGCTGCAGCGCAGAAGGCGAAGGACGCCCTGCGCGACCAGGTCGCCACGCTGGCGGTCGCGGGTGCAGAACGCATCCTGCGTCGCGAGATCAACGCCCAAGTCCACGCCGATCTGCTCACCAACCTGAAGCAGGAACTGAGCTGA
- the atpE gene encoding F0F1 ATP synthase subunit C — MEQVFGLVALACGLIIGLGAIGACIGIALMGGKYLEASARQPELMNALQVKMFLLAGLIDAAFIIGTGIALWFATSTFLK; from the coding sequence ATGGAACAAGTGTTCGGTCTCGTCGCCCTCGCCTGCGGTCTGATCATCGGTCTGGGTGCAATTGGTGCTTGTATCGGTATCGCGCTGATGGGCGGTAAGTACCTCGAAGCCTCGGCTCGCCAGCCGGAGCTGATGAACGCGCTGCAGGTCAAGATGTTCCTGCTGGCCGGCCTGATCGACGCCGCCTTCATTATCGGTACCGGTATCGCCCTCTGGTTCGCCACTTCGACCTTCCTGAAGTAA
- a CDS encoding amidohydrolase family protein has protein sequence MLKSGLLLGGAVAGGWALSTVARSQLMNPCLAALPPELAGHELMAQVFDGLDTTLLRDVHVHLAGTGDSGRGIEMTPRMLSPLHPAEYVQRLFYLNAGCAHEDPGRVDASYVDRLHNLVEALPAGFKLMLFAFERAYDEAGRHLPEHTAFHVPDAYARDVARGNPDHFEWVCSVHPYREDAVDALEAAARDGARAIKWLPPAMGIDPASGRCDRFYAAAARLGLPLISHAGEEKAVHGAGGQELGNPLRLRRALDHGVTVIVAHCATMGQDVDLDAGRGAPLRSSFDLFARLMGERRRGRLYGDISAITLRNREVEVVRALLRREDWHDRLLYGSDYPLPGILPLMSPASLARAGLLDATAAPVLEQVRDHNPLLFDFMLKRLLRDGRHRFANRVFEAARAFPNA, from the coding sequence TTGCTGAAATCGGGATTGCTGCTCGGCGGCGCCGTGGCTGGCGGCTGGGCGCTGAGCACGGTGGCGCGCAGCCAGCTGATGAATCCCTGCCTGGCCGCGCTGCCGCCCGAACTGGCTGGCCACGAGCTGATGGCGCAGGTGTTCGACGGTCTCGACACGACGCTGCTGCGCGACGTTCATGTGCACCTCGCCGGCACCGGCGACTCCGGCCGCGGCATCGAAATGACGCCGCGCATGCTGAGCCCGCTGCACCCGGCCGAATACGTGCAGCGCCTGTTCTACCTGAACGCCGGCTGCGCGCACGAAGACCCGGGCCGCGTCGACGCCAGCTATGTCGACCGCCTGCACAATCTGGTCGAAGCGCTGCCGGCCGGCTTCAAGCTCATGCTGTTCGCGTTCGAGCGCGCTTACGACGAGGCCGGCCGTCATCTGCCCGAGCACACCGCCTTCCACGTGCCCGACGCCTACGCGCGTGACGTCGCCCGCGGCAACCCGGACCACTTCGAATGGGTGTGCTCGGTCCACCCCTACCGCGAAGATGCGGTGGACGCGCTCGAAGCGGCGGCGCGCGACGGCGCGCGCGCGATCAAGTGGCTGCCGCCGGCAATGGGTATCGACCCGGCCTCCGGACGCTGCGACCGCTTCTACGCTGCCGCCGCCCGGCTCGGCCTGCCGCTGATCAGCCACGCCGGCGAGGAGAAGGCGGTACACGGCGCGGGCGGGCAGGAACTGGGCAACCCGCTGCGGTTGCGCCGCGCGCTCGATCACGGCGTCACCGTCATCGTCGCGCACTGTGCAACGATGGGCCAGGACGTCGACCTCGACGCCGGCCGCGGCGCGCCGCTGCGCAGCAGCTTCGACCTGTTCGCACGACTGATGGGCGAACGCCGCAGAGGTCGTCTTTATGGCGACATTTCAGCGATCACGCTGCGCAACCGCGAGGTCGAAGTGGTGCGCGCCCTGCTGCGCCGCGAGGACTGGCACGACCGCCTGCTCTACGGCTCCGACTATCCGCTGCCGGGCATCCTGCCGCTGATGTCGCCGGCCTCACTGGCGCGCGCCGGCCTGCTCGACGCGACCGCCGCACCAGTGCTCGAACAGGTGCGCGACCACAATCCGCTGCTGTTCGACTTCATGCTCAAGCGCCTGCTGCGCGACGGCCGGCACCGCTTCGCCAACCGTGTGTTCGAAGCCGCGCGCGCCTTCCCGAACGCCTGA
- the aas gene encoding bifunctional acyl-ACP--phospholipid O-acyltransferase/long-chain-fatty-acid--ACP ligase encodes MLRSLVRPLLTFVCRLLFRITPPASPPERQERLLVVANHESFLDGLLLGLFLPMDPVFVVHTGVARNPFFRLLLSLVDYLAVDPTSPMAMKKVIRLLESGRPVVIFPEGRITTTGSLMKVYDGPAFVAAKTGATVLPVRLDGASRSYFSRVSGRYPKSLFPRIAITVLPATKIAMPEAGSAKERRRRAGEAMRRLMQEMIFASRPQQTLFGALCDAAEIHGRSRRLVEDMKQIEYSYGDLLKMAFALGRIVARITRPDERVGVLLPNLAPTLGLVFGLNAHRRVPAMLNYTAGVDGMQAACTAAELRIIVTSRAFVEQAKLGDKLAALQGVELHYLEDLRERITLADKLWLMLWAMRAPRLAAEKLSPEAPAVVLFTSGSEGKPKGVVLSHRALLANIAQIRAVIDFSVDDKILNALPLFHSFGLTAGGLLPLLTGANVFLYPSPLHYRVIPELAYDRNCTVLLGTSTFLGNYAKFAHPYDFYRLRYVIAGAEKLSESVRSAWFEKFGLRIFEGYGATETAPVLAVNTPMAYRSGTVGQLLPGLHAKLMPVAGIDRGGVLHVSGPNLMSGYLKWDRPGVLQTPSSEAGDGWYDTGDVIEFDDDGFVRIVGRVKRFAKVAGEMISLETVEKLATAASPAAQHAASTQPDPVRGETIVLFTTDTALGRDGLQAAARERGAPEIAVPRKIVVVDALPLLGTGKTDYVTLKQMAEAS; translated from the coding sequence ATGCTGCGTAGCCTTGTCCGTCCCCTGCTCACCTTCGTCTGCCGACTGCTGTTCCGCATCACGCCACCGGCATCGCCGCCGGAACGGCAGGAACGCCTGCTGGTGGTCGCCAACCACGAATCCTTCCTCGACGGCCTGCTGCTCGGCCTCTTCCTGCCGATGGATCCGGTGTTCGTCGTGCACACCGGTGTCGCGCGCAATCCCTTCTTCCGGCTCCTGCTGTCCCTGGTCGACTACCTCGCGGTCGATCCGACCAGCCCGATGGCGATGAAGAAGGTGATACGCCTGCTCGAATCCGGTCGCCCGGTGGTCATCTTCCCGGAGGGGCGCATCACCACGACGGGCAGCCTGATGAAGGTGTACGACGGCCCCGCCTTCGTCGCCGCAAAGACCGGTGCCACCGTGCTGCCGGTGCGACTCGACGGCGCGTCGCGCAGCTATTTCTCACGCGTGTCCGGCCGCTACCCGAAATCGCTGTTCCCGCGCATCGCGATCACCGTGCTGCCGGCCACGAAGATCGCGATGCCGGAGGCAGGCAGCGCGAAGGAGCGCCGCCGCCGCGCAGGCGAAGCGATGCGCCGGCTGATGCAGGAAATGATCTTCGCCTCGCGTCCGCAGCAGACGCTGTTCGGCGCGCTGTGCGACGCCGCCGAGATCCACGGCCGCAGCCGCCGGCTGGTCGAGGACATGAAGCAGATCGAGTATTCATATGGCGATCTGCTGAAGATGGCATTCGCGCTCGGCCGCATCGTCGCCCGCATCACGCGGCCGGACGAACGCGTCGGCGTGCTGCTGCCCAATCTCGCGCCGACGCTGGGCCTGGTGTTCGGCCTGAACGCGCACCGCCGGGTACCGGCGATGCTGAACTACACCGCCGGCGTCGACGGCATGCAGGCCGCGTGCACCGCCGCCGAACTGCGCATCATCGTCACCTCGCGCGCCTTCGTCGAACAGGCCAAACTCGGCGACAAGCTGGCGGCGCTGCAGGGTGTCGAGCTGCACTACCTGGAGGACCTGCGCGAGCGCATCACGCTGGCCGACAAGCTGTGGCTCATGCTGTGGGCGATGCGGGCACCGCGGCTGGCGGCCGAGAAGCTGTCGCCCGAAGCGCCGGCGGTGGTGCTGTTCACCTCGGGCTCGGAAGGCAAGCCCAAGGGCGTCGTGCTGTCGCATCGCGCGCTGCTCGCCAACATCGCGCAGATCCGCGCGGTGATCGACTTCTCGGTCGACGACAAGATCCTGAACGCGCTGCCGCTGTTCCACTCCTTCGGCCTCACCGCCGGCGGCCTGCTGCCGCTGCTGACTGGCGCCAACGTGTTCCTCTATCCGTCGCCGCTGCACTATCGCGTCATTCCGGAACTCGCTTACGACCGCAACTGCACCGTGCTGCTCGGCACCAGTACCTTCCTCGGCAACTACGCGAAGTTCGCCCATCCGTACGACTTCTACCGGCTGCGCTACGTCATCGCCGGCGCCGAGAAGCTCTCGGAATCGGTGCGCAGCGCGTGGTTCGAGAAGTTCGGTCTGCGCATCTTCGAAGGGTATGGCGCAACCGAAACCGCGCCAGTGCTGGCCGTCAATACGCCGATGGCCTACCGCTCCGGCACTGTCGGTCAGCTGCTGCCCGGCCTGCACGCGAAACTGATGCCGGTCGCCGGCATCGACCGCGGCGGCGTGCTGCACGTCAGCGGGCCCAACTTGATGAGCGGCTACCTGAAATGGGACAGGCCGGGCGTGCTGCAGACGCCGTCGTCGGAAGCCGGCGACGGCTGGTACGACACCGGCGACGTGATCGAATTCGACGACGACGGCTTCGTGCGCATCGTCGGTCGGGTCAAGCGCTTCGCCAAGGTGGCCGGCGAAATGATTTCGCTGGAAACGGTGGAGAAGCTCGCCACCGCCGCCAGCCCGGCCGCGCAGCACGCGGCCTCGACCCAGCCCGACCCCGTGCGCGGAGAGACCATCGTGCTGTTCACCACCGATACCGCACTCGGCCGCGACGGGTTGCAGGCGGCCGCCCGCGAGCGTGGCGCGCCGGAAATCGCGGTACCGCGCAAGATCGTCGTCGTCGACGCGCTGCCGCTGCTCGGCACCGGCAAGACCGACTACGTGACGCTGAAGCAGATGGCGGAAGCCTCCTGA
- a CDS encoding ATP synthase subunit I, protein MLKAIMLQLSLVLVMVGIALFVGGWMAGLSALLGGVSYAVPSLLFAIRLGRLARPGAQAAVSYPLEFFLGEAIKVVSTIGLLLLCHYLVPGLSWGWFLGGLGAALQAGFFAFLFKH, encoded by the coding sequence ATGTTGAAAGCGATCATGCTGCAGCTTTCGCTGGTGCTCGTCATGGTGGGCATCGCGCTGTTCGTCGGGGGCTGGATGGCTGGACTGTCCGCCCTGCTCGGTGGCGTGAGTTATGCGGTGCCGAGTCTCCTGTTCGCGATACGTCTCGGTCGTCTGGCGCGCCCAGGGGCGCAGGCCGCGGTGTCGTACCCGCTTGAATTCTTCCTCGGCGAGGCGATCAAGGTCGTCTCGACGATTGGGCTGCTGTTGCTGTGCCACTACCTCGTGCCCGGATTGTCGTGGGGCTGGTTCTTGGGAGGTCTGGGTGCGGCGCTGCAGGCAGGTTTTTTTGCTTTCTTGTTCAAACACTGA